From the genome of Solanum lycopersicum chromosome 7, SLM_r2.1:
TAATCCCAAGACTAATTATTCTTATCTCTCACAGCAAATGACCCCTAAGTCTCTAATTATGCACCTCAAAAATTGAACGACATAGATGATAGTTGAGATCAAGTTCAATGACACGTCTATgtattatgttttatataaaaaatagtgaTGACAAAACATCAAAATCTCTCGCAAGACTAAAATGGTTTGTGGTGTAGTGATAagattttttcacttttaactAAAGGTATTGACGTGGAGAAAATTCTATTGGAGTGTCACCCTCAATTGTGGCAATCTAAATTTAATCGGGATTCTAATACGAGAGGGGAAACGAAAAGGTAAAAGAAATTCTCCCACCAATATCCTACCTTCCCTTTCTCCTTTTGTTGACTTGCTATATATTCTCTACTTTCCTTgttgttcatcttcttcttcgtcAGTTCCCATAATGTTGCCATCTGAAAATTCTTCCCCTAGGAAGACATTCAAGAAACTTAGAAATTCCTTCCATTTGATCAAATCCCAAGTTGGATTTCATCATTGTAAATGGTTTTTCCTCATCATTCTCATTCAAGTCACCTTCATTCTATTCCTTGCCGGAACTTCCCCTCCCGCCATTCCCCTCCGACACCAGCACCATCACTTCCATACCTCGAAACCTCAAAAACAGAGCATTCACCAGCAGAAACAGAGCAATGACCAAGTCCAAATCTCGAAATCTCAAAAACAGAGCAAGGACCAACTTCAAATCTTGCAAGATTCAAAACCCAAAAACAAACATCAGAAACAGAGCAATAAAGATCAGCAGACAGTAAAGTTAGTACAGGATGAGTGTGAATCCGGGAGAGTTTATGTATACGATCTTCCAACAAAGTTCAACAAAGATCTTCTAAACAACTGTCATGATTTAGACCCATGGAGTTCTCGATGCAACGCGGTTTCAAATGGCGGTCTTGGACCAAAAGCAACTGGGCTCGACTCCATCGTACCGGAGAATCTCCGGTCAGCTTGGTACTGGACAGACATGTACTCCGCTGAAGTGATTTACCATGAAAGAATTTTGAATTACAAATGCAGAACATTAAACCCCCAAAACGCTACTGCATTTTACATCCCCTTTTACGCCGGACTTGCAATTGGTAAGATTTTATGGTTCACCACAGCGAAAGAACGAGATCGTCCTAGTGAATTGATGCTAGAATGGGTTAAAGATCAACCTTACTGGAATCAAAATCAAGGGTCAGATCATTTCTTAATGCTCGGTAGATTAACATGGGCATTTCGAAGAAAAACCGATGATGATTCCGATTGGGGCACGAGTTTTCTCCGGATGCCATTAATGAAAAACGTTCTCCGTTTATCTGTTGAAAAGAATCCATGGGATGATTTAGAGGTAAGTGTTCCTTATCCTACAGCTTTTCACCCTGAATTCGAAGCAGAGATCAAACAATGGCAAGATCTGGTGAGGTCACGTAATCGTTCTAGCCATTTCTGCTTCGTGGGAGCTGTTCGGAAGAAGATCAAGAATGATTTCAGAGAAGTACTGATGAATTACTGCAAGAACGAGACGGGTTCTTGCAAGATTGTTGATTGCTCGGTCGCGCATTGTTATGACGGAGCACCAGCAATTCTTGAAGCATTTTTGGATTCAGACTTCTGTTTACAACCAAAAGGGGATGGATTTACAAGACGATCGATGTTCGATTGCATGATGGCAGGTTCAATACCTGTGTATTTTTGGGAAGGAAGTTTTAAAACGCAATATGAATGGCATTTGCCTTCGCCATCGGAGGATTATTCAGTATACATGGATCATACTCAAGTTAGGAATGATACAAACATTATTAGAAAAGTACTCGATAAGTTCACCAAAGATGAcgtgaaaaaaatgagagagatTTTGATTGATGCTATGCCTAAGTACTTATATGCAAGGTCTAATCAAGGATTAGGGAGTAGTAATGACGCTTTTGATATTGCTATGGATGAAGTTTTGAAGAGATTCAAGCAACAAAAACTATAGAATAAAGGTACATTATTACTGCAACCCCTCATTCTTTGactctttaaattattattttttgttttgtttatcataaatcaataagaaaattGCAGTATTAGTAGTAAAATTTTTCATCATTCATATAATCCTTTTACATGTAAATTTTCATCattcatataaatgttataCATGATACTTTGTTTAGTGTCCTTGTAAATTAGTAGTAGCAATGTAGAATTCATTTTGGAGATCTAAGCAATGTTTTGTCTTTGAGTAGAGACTATGAGCAAAAAAGCATAATGAAAAGTCATGTTCTGCTCGTGAGGAGAAAATTGCGAAAaagtagagttttttttttaccgcgctcaattttgttttaaaagtcAGACTTGATTTTTAATTGACActcaataaaagaaattttaaaccTTTAAAAGGCGAGACAAATTTAACGCTATGCTTTTTCTTTAGCGCCTCCTTCTAGGCGAAACTCACAATCAAAAGAACACACGGAGTGAAGTTGTCACAATGAACTAAggttttttcatttcattatatataaagGTTGCTAAAGATGCCAACATATTACATGTGCTAGTTGATGGAGATGACAACTATTGTAGCAAATATATTTAGTGTCActcttataatatatatataataatataaataacaatgaCAACAAGGATGGCTTTGAAATAGCAATTAAGTAAAGGCTTTTGTTTTTGGTGAAATTAAGTAACGGCTTGGTTTGCCCCTATTGTGGAAGGGggtttatgtataaaatatggaATTCTTTTGGGTACATATTATGCTTAATTTAGTGCTTGTTGACAAATAATCAAGTGATAATTACACTATAAATGAGTTGAAAATTTTAGCTAATAGAATATAGGTAGGATTATAGGTGTCAAGTGGTCTAACTATATTACTAGCTCCTATATAAAGATACTGGTGTCAACTAATTAAAGTGGTcctcaattaaataaaataattgcaGATTTTAGTggtaatttgaaatttatcacTAGAAAATGTGACACAGATCCCGATTGAGTTAAATTAGATTTGCTGTAAGTAATTTTTAGTACACTATTGAAAATTTAACTATGTAAaatataacacaaaaaaaaatataatttgtgaGAGTTTTTACTAATTCAAAATcgttaattaaaattgaaaaatctaaCTGCAAAAGAGGAAGCTATGTGTTGACTCCTTTAATGGAGGTTTCAGAGAATCCAAACTAAGAAGAAGATCTATAAttggaaaaatgaaaatgtgTATTGATTGAATCAATCTCAACTGAGTATtacatgtacatatatatagttATCACATATAGCTTAGCTTAAAGaattaattataacaaactTGACACGTCAGCTTATTTAACTAACTAACTTGGTTTTCTTGGATTGATTATACatgtctaattatttttttttaatatttatctaGGGATGCttctagaaaatatttgaaacacatttacaaaaaaaagttcTAAATAGTTTTATCTTCTATCGATCTGAACGagaatttaaaacttataaatctactattgagaaatatttagaatacactatttttccaaaaatctatatttctttttgtaattcCAAAATATGAACTTCAATTTTTTACGCCCATTAAAACAAGTGAACTTCAATTTAACAAGTATcgattttacttattttataaagatatgCATCACAAAAGTGAGCTCCAGTTGGTTTAGAGGAAAGTATCAATGATTAGCTTAAAGCCTTAAACAATGAAATATCAAATATCTATGGAATTAAAAAGGCAAGAGAGCAAAAATACTATATATTACTCCTATGTATCATCAAATGTTGAACAAGTTTAATTTACCTTTCTTGCAAAatactttaggaaaatttttcaataaaatatacttatataataGTTAACATATATTAAACAAGACTAATGATGTAGGGTATATATAAATCCAGTTAAACGTTACACCACTAAATAATTTGAGTGATAGGaaaatttatatgattattgCAATTGAATAATATAATTACACTTATAAATGTGGGTTAACTCATTCTCAATCCGTCCATTTATTATTCATCCCGATTTTGATCCATGTGAAGTATGAGTGGATTGAAAATCAAATTCATTGTTGCTCAatctataaaattaaattgagtCAAAATcaaggattagagattcaaatTTTACgaactttttaatttaaaattaatgttaaaCTGGCATATCGTAAGTTTGACTTAAATTTGTTCTTAAACCGACAGATGAATAATTATGTGCTAATTCgaattagttatttttagttttttgttcATGCTTCTTATTTAGTGAAAATTCGTGGACCTTGTAAGATATAATATGTGTTTTGCGATTTCCTTCGACTTTGAAAGGTATAACTTATACATTgtgaatgtttttattttttttaatctcattaatatcttttattactttaaattactgaaaaaaataataatttaaagactgtcgagaaaaaataaaataaagacaaCCCTAAAATAAGGCATTCATGCGAATGACCCGGTTAATGTTATGCCAAAAATCCgaattgttatatatatttagagtatattattttcatgatctAAATTTGAAACCAtaaatatctcttaatatttttttaatccttaTCCACAAGATAAAAGCAAAGAAATAATAAAGGATAATAATGAGTGACACAATTATGCTTATTTGGCAATTACCATAGCCTTATCCACTCTCATGTTTCATCTTTATCTTattagtatttattattattactactaaaAATGTATATTCCAATCCTCAATCAAATGGACAATGGAAAATATGGAGAAAGGCCAATGATTTTGGCTATGAAAGGCCATCCAGGGACAGGTAAGAGCACACTTGCACAATCCATAGCTAAAACCCTAAAATGTCCTCTTATAGACAAAGATCACTTCAAAGATTGCACTAAACCACTTCAACAAATCACTAAAGCCACAAAACTCATCAATGACCTATCATACGATGCCATGTGGCGAGTTGCCTCCGCTCAGCTAGACTTAGGTCTGAGCGTGGTGATCGACTCACCACTCTCACGTcgaggtcaccttgaccggatcATTGAGATCGCGGATCATAGTGGGGCTCGGGTTGTTGTAGTGGAGTGCAAGCCGAGGGATCAAGCCGAGTGGCGTAGGCGGCTCGAGCTGAGGGGTGAGCTGGTGGAATATGGCTCAAGCTGGCATAAGCCATCCACGTGGCAAGAAATGGAGAAGTTGTTGGAAGGGTATGAAGGGTGTTGGGATTATGATGTTGGGGTGGAGGTTCCAAGACTTGTTGTGGATACAACATGTGCTAATGGGGTTCAACAAGTGGTATCAAACGTGTTGGAGTTTGTTTCTAATGCATGtggtgaaaaaaaagaaaaagttgtatGTTAATTAGGAAATTATGCGACCGTTTGATAgagtatatattaataatattgaatttagttatgttaaaattattttttatctaatatttaatttgatgtatTAAAAATCGTTCTATAACTACTCATGCTTATCAATGTACATTTATAATAGCCTATGTATTGCTAATAGTGTAtaactaatatatttattaattagatTTTCTTATACATGCTATCCAACTATCTCTTAGGGTCGTTTGGTACAAAGATCAATAATACAGGAATTAGTAATACATGAATTAGTAATACAGGAATTGGTAATGCAAGGATTAGTAATGCGgggattatttttatcaagtgtttggttcattgtttCTTACCTAGTTTTGTGTGTGGTTTAGAactctacaaaaaaaattctttccaaTTATACtcttgagttattatgaaattttttatttcatgtaattgaGTCAAAGTAGATGATTGATgaacaatattatatttttatagcaATTTTAACTAGTTAGgagaataaaatttttgttgtcatgttcactattttctcacttaaattatttgagagtaactaattgtcatcttaataaatttgAGTTAATATCTCTAAAGGTTACACAACTATAATAATTTGtagagaaaatttattgaacttttttttgtatcaataaattttttttaaaaaaactctttatcataaaaaaaaaaatatatataacaaaataatttaaaatatttttttatactcaagatgttatatatatatatatatatatatatatatatatatatatatatataaacacgcactcttgttttagactacttgtgtaatgtttaaTGGACTTCCGTTAAGAGGCAATATTTGACTTAGGAATTATTCATAGATCAACATTAACATATTAATCggatgataatattttatattaataataaatagattaaataactcatattttagaaacaaaagattatatctaaataataatttataagctaatttatttaaataaaatttattaatataaatataaaatataaaaatcaagaaactaaataaaatgattaaaaggaTTTGAGgtgatatttttgtctttatctAGATTAGTCCCATGGTAATGGAATGTATTAGTTATACCATGTAGgatgtataactaatccatggattaatTATACATAGACCCAAAATCCCTGACAAACATAGTACTAAATAATACCACACATAATACCTGGACCATTTCTCCTAATACTCCctaccaaacaaccccttaGGGTGTTATTCAGAGCGGATCTAAAATATAACTTGTTAGTTTATTCGGTTATTTTGTTTagatattgtatatgtattatgaaATTATTGGATAGAGATATTGTACGCATGAAAATCCAGAAAGAAGAAAGTTTGTGGAGACTACATGTTTTCTGCATATATCAGCATAAATTTAACAATCATCAATTCAAAAGAAGTACTAATATTACACAAGAAGAACCATTTCTATAGCTACTTTTATTCCTCTTTCTCCTATTATAGTAACCCCATAACCATTCCACTCTCAATGATATACTTGTCCAAAAGAAAGTTGAGTACTATAATATATATGGAGCTCAAACATGTAAAGCTCATGACAAGGTTCAAAAGTCACGCGGCCCTTCAAGATAGAGGCTTCAGCCATCGTTAGAATTCTTAGCTAAGGAGAGGATCTACTTTTTTCTATTCTTGTGGCTGACATTGGTCTTTGGAGAACATGAAGAGGAGGAAGACGTAGAGAAGCCCGCCCAGTTCTTTTCAGCTTTGTCTTTCTTGAATGCCTCCATAACTTCATCCTTGAGCTCTGTGTATCGCATTTTCTTTGATCTTTGTTCCTCAGGGGTGCCACTTTCTAACATCAAGGAATCTAGTTTGTCATCCTCCAGTAATCTATCTAATACTTCCGAGCAGTTTGGGAAAAAACGTCGACCTGTGTCCACTGTCATTAAGGTAGACAAAGAAACACAATGTTGAGAAagactacaacaacaacaaacccaATGTGATCTCACAATTGGGGTCTAGGAAGGGTAGGACGTAGGCAAACCTCACCCCACCTTTATTTTGTGGGGTAGAGAGCCTTTTTCCGGTAGACCCTccgttcaaaaaaaaaatgtaatcaaAGCATGATGGAAAGGAAAAAACGATAGCAAACAAATGAAACAACGTGTAAAAATAGTGAACGTTGGGAGAATAAGATAGTACACATATACTAACTAATACAACAAATTTGGCTACCTGTTACCCTTCTATCCTTACCCTCGACCTCCAAAATCTTTCTATCTAGGTTCATGTACTTAATAAGCTAGCTATCCTCGTAAAGATGAAGATGTGGCTAAAGACTTCACgaaaaaaaaacactattcCTACTTATAATGAAGAAGCGCAAAGCCTTGATGACATTCATTTACAACACCCAGCACATGTTTTGCCATCCTTGAAGCCAAAATATATGAAGAAAGGAAGAGAAGTTATATCTAGCAACTATACTACTGTTTCCGCAATCTCCTACAGGCGGAAATGACTTGAAGTTTCAATAAGTAATTAAGAAAGAAACTgaagaataaaatatgtaaGAAAAATTGTATCAAACCTGGTAGGACCAAAAGGACGATTTATGTGAATTATAAACATGCAAGATATGTTCCATCACTCAATGATTATAAGTTGCAATTTCAAAAGTTCAATCTCTTTTAGGAACGCTGGCTCCTCCTTCATTTAAATAATGAATCAAGAAGACAGAGAGTTACTATCACCTGTTTTCAGTAGTGCGCCCAGCCGATCTTGGAGTCTTTTCACTTGCTCAGACGGTAATTTGTTCAAGTCAACCCCTCCCGGATTTTTGCATAAGCCATTTGTTGCTGAAAGGCCAGTAAACTCTGCGGTTGAATCAGCATGTGCTATTTCCATAGCTAGCATGGCTTCCTGAGGAAATAACATCCGTGCCAATGCCACTGCAAGAAAAGCCAAGTTAGGAGCTACATTCAAATAACATAAGTCGAGGAGAAGAGAACAACACAGAGCCTAAGTAAGACCAAATAGAACAATTTTATCTCCCCATAATTATGTAACACGGGTATTATTCTGACTGATAAAACATCAGTCTACGGACAGATTCAACAACAAAGCTTGTTAGTCTTTCTCATTCCATAGTTATGATTGGCTTCTTCAGTGCAACTCTTACGGACCAAACTTGCCCATCTATCAGTCCTAATTAGCACCGAGAAGAATTCCCTAGCATCTGTGATGTGTTTGTTTTTGCTTCAGTTTAGTACTGAAGTATAAGCAGCAAAAACCTGTCATAGCTTCTTATTTTTCCTTCCTACCAACACTCCCACGCAGAGCAGATGTAAAACACGAAATTAAGTGTAGGGAATGAAGTTCCTCAATTTGCTGTTATATGGGACGACAGGCAGCAGCATCAAAAACTAAAGTTCTAGCGTCACATCAAGCACATTTTCAAAGATCATTATCTCAACTATTATTTCACTGAATTCTGTTTGATCTATGACAAACAGACACAAAACGGTTTGTTTCTCAGGAAAATGGTGTAGCTGTGCAACACAAATGAAATTTCAACAGCGTACCTAGAAACTCCATCTGAAATCTTAGCATCTGATGCAAAATTAGTGGCAAACAGAGCACACAGGAATGCATAAGCATCTTTATTTTTGCTtaatataaacaacaatatcAAGCATGTGATTTGAATTAAATTGGATAGGTTTtgataggtaaaaaaaaaaattgattactGGATCACTGAGAGAGTTCACTTCAACATAACTTAACATAGTTACctctattttcaaataaaagcaACCTCATGAGTAATTCATCAGCCAACACCAATGATGAAGAACACATGCTCCCAATCATAGGATTCCTAATCATCTCTCTCTCCAAAACATCAATGCATAACCGGTCTTTATTAGTAACCTTTCCTTGTTTCGGTGGATCATTGTAATCCTTTAACCGAGTCAATCTACGGCATATGGATAGGGCTGTATGTCCATCACGTGTAGTATCCAAGACGGATGCTCCTTTTGCAAGTAGTCCCATTATTATTGATGGCTCCTTTCGTCTAGCTGCAACATGAAGGACATTGTATCCTCGGGAGTTCTGAAGATTGACATCAGCGCCTAAACCCAGCTCAAGTACCTCGTTCACAA
Proteins encoded in this window:
- the LOC101247341 gene encoding xyloglucan galactosyltransferase XLT2, with product MLPSENSSPRKTFKKLRNSFHLIKSQVGFHHCKWFFLIILIQVTFILFLAGTSPPAIPLRHQHHHFHTSKPQKQSIHQQKQSNDQVQISKSQKQSKDQLQILQDSKPKNKHQKQSNKDQQTVKLVQDECESGRVYVYDLPTKFNKDLLNNCHDLDPWSSRCNAVSNGGLGPKATGLDSIVPENLRSAWYWTDMYSAEVIYHERILNYKCRTLNPQNATAFYIPFYAGLAIGKILWFTTAKERDRPSELMLEWVKDQPYWNQNQGSDHFLMLGRLTWAFRRKTDDDSDWGTSFLRMPLMKNVLRLSVEKNPWDDLEVSVPYPTAFHPEFEAEIKQWQDLVRSRNRSSHFCFVGAVRKKIKNDFREVLMNYCKNETGSCKIVDCSVAHCYDGAPAILEAFLDSDFCLQPKGDGFTRRSMFDCMMAGSIPVYFWEGSFKTQYEWHLPSPSEDYSVYMDHTQVRNDTNIIRKVLDKFTKDDVKKMREILIDAMPKYLYARSNQGLGSSNDAFDIAMDEVLKRFKQQKL